GCAGGCTCAGCAGGCGGTCCACCCAGTCACCTGCGCCGGCCGTGCTGCCCACATTCCAGGCGGCCATGGCCACCAGCAGCAGTCCGGCGGCGACGGCCACGCGCGGGAAGAGCCGGCAAGTCCAGAGGGCGACGAGCTCCGCCTCGGGCCGCCCGGGCCGGAGTTCCAGCCGGGACAGCACGCGCTGGGAGAAGCCCGGTGCGAAGGTGCCGTCGGCGCTGGCGCGCAGCAGCTCCTCCAGTCGGTCCGGAGCCTGGATGTTCTTCATGCGACCTTCTCCTTGCTCGCTGTCGGTCCCTCTTCGAGCAGGGGACCCAGATCCTCCCGCAGGGCCTTGAGGGCGCGGGACAGGCGGGACAGCACGGTCCCGAACGGAATGCCCAGGGTCTGGGCGGTCTCCTCGGTGCTGTAGCCGCGCAGGTGGCGCAGCACCACCACGGCCCGCCAGGAAGGCCGCAGGCGCCGCACGGCGCGCCGCACGATCCGCCCGCGCTCGCGCTCGTCCAGCAGGGCCTCGCCGTCCACCCGGGGTTCCCGGGGCCGCAGCTCGTCTTCTTCCAGACCCAGGAAGCGCTTGTGCCAGCGCTGCCGCGCCCGCAGCCGGTCCAGGCAG
This genomic stretch from Candidatus Delongbacteria bacterium harbors:
- a CDS encoding sigma-70 family RNA polymerase sigma factor translates to MQVEWDASREEQERDWVQAALDGDSESFRLLVEAYESRVATVVTGMLGEGPDADDVGQEVFIRLHHSLAQFRGESRLGTWLTRIAINLCLDRLRARQRWHKRFLGLEEDELRPREPRVDGEALLDERERGRIVRRAVRRLRPSWRAVVVLRHLRGYSTEETAQTLGIPFGTVLSRLSRALKALREDLGPLLEEGPTASKEKVA